Genomic segment of Coffea arabica cultivar ET-39 chromosome 1e, Coffea Arabica ET-39 HiFi, whole genome shotgun sequence:
TATTAATGGTATGAATAGATGATATATTTGCAAATTTAGCATAAATGAGTGTGAATTTAACCCTTTTGCATAACTTTACTTGATCCGATTAGAGTTTCGAAATCCGTTCCTTAATTAGTCAACTTAGACTTGGATACACGTTAACTTTGGCTGACTTGAAATCTATGTTTATTATAATTAGAGTTCGGTTTGGTGAAATTGATGATAGCGATTATTGGAGTTTTATCAAACTGTCGtttcttaaaaagaaaaagattattGGAGTTTTACTCAAAGCTTAGttacaatttttaaattttctaagaATTCAAATTAAACTTTAAGGTACCTTCTGGTTATGCAACTCCGATGTCAAATTATTCGGGGTTCATAAGTATTTCCCCCAAGTTTAACgtcatttattttctattttgtctTACACAATTTCTCTGTTCACCCAATTTTGCTACAAGCTCCCGCCACCCCGGCCCCACAAAGTTAATCCACAAGTTAAAGTTATGAGTTGGTCAAATCAGTGAATAGGAGGAAAAGAGTGGGCCTCAAAGAATAGGTCCATTAGTATTCCACGGGGTTCACTGGATTCTTGAGATCGTGATTCGGCCCACGTAAGTGCTCATGGCCCGAACTTATAAGGCCCATTTTTTCCATCATTTAATCAGGTTTTGGGCCAGCTTCATGCTGGTTCCCAAATATTCCCTTTCctcgtgttttttttttgttttaataaaagagtaaattttatatatattaaaagtACATACATTATCATCGTTAGATTCATAGTACATGTACaaaaattgattttcaaattcaacttttgcatagttgtcattcatcaaatactgatagtgtatataatgttagtataaaaaattattaatccTTAATAAAAACGATAATTTCATTAACTATTAATGATCTCAGCCAATAGAATTGGTTGTACAAAGTCTAATGGTACACTCCAGCCTTAAACattttttgaaattgatatAGTATGAAATCGATTGGGCGTAAGCTCTAAAGAATAGACTACCGTGTTGTCGCGTCTATTAAtctaaaaaaatattgaaaatttcTAAGCTAGTTAAGTCCATCATAACGTCCTCTCTGAAGTCTGAATTGGTTAATCAACTCTGTAGAGAAAATTAAGTTATCATTTAATCTTTCTTTTAACAATTGAAAGAATGAATTGCAGGAGAGGACTAGCAGGTTAACTTTAATAGTAACTTTAATAGTAACTTTAACATTGTGACTGGTGGCTTGTAGGAATTTATGCGAGTTGTGATCCTCAGATTATGAAGGAACAATGGAGAGTTTTGAGAAATAGAAGTAGGCTGTGGGGAGATAGATTCTTGATAGCAGGAGATTTCAACGATATTGTGTCTAATGATGAGAAATGGGGTGGAACTCTCAGGGAGGAAATAAGCTTTAAGGATTTCAGGGACTTTATTGATCAGAATAACTTGATAGATTTAGGCTATGATGGACATCCTTGGACTTGGAGTAATCACTGGGAGGAAGATGGAGAAATCAGACAGAGGCTAGATAGATGTTTAGATAGCTATGAATGGGTCCAGACTTTTGATAAGACAAAATGTCAACACCTGGATACCTTTGCCTCTGACCACAGTATGCTCTTTTTAGATACTGAGCCACacaaggaaaaaaggaaaaagaagttcTATTTTGACAAACGTTGGCTTCAAAGGGAAGGGTGCCAACAGGTGGTGGAGAAAGGTTGGCAGTTGGAAGAGCCTGGTTCACGTATGTTCAGGATTACTAAGAAGATCAGAAATTGCAGGGTGGAACTGTTGAAGTGGAGGAACACCTTCCAAGCAAATTCTAGAAGTCAGATTGAGGAACTAAGGAGAAAGTTGGAAGATGTGAGAGTTTCGGATTCTGGTAACAAAAAAGAAGTTACAGCTGGGATCAAGTATCAACTGAAGGAGGCTTACAAAAAGGAGGAGCAATTCTGGTGTCAAAAGGTAAGGATCGAATGGCTAAGAGATGGGGATAAAAATACTAGGTACTTCCATGCTTATGTTAAAGGGAGAAGAACCAAGAATAAGATTAGAAATCTGCAAAGGGACGATGGTTCATGGACAGAGAATGAGGAGGAAGTTACCACAGAAATTTCTAACTACTTCAGTGAGTTGTTTACCAGTGGAGGAAGGAGAGATATGACTGAGATGCTAGAAGGTATCCCCCACTCTATTACTCAGGAAATGAACACCAATTTAACTAAATCAGTTGAGGAAGAGGAGATCAGATTAGCTCTTTTCTCCATGCAACCTGATAAAGCCCCAGGCCAAGATGGCATGACCCCTCTATTCTTCCAACGTTTTTGGAGTACTATCAAAGGAGATTTGGTTCCAGCAATTCAGTCTTTCTTTAGTTCAGGCTTCATGCTTAAATCCATAAACCATTCTGTCATTTCTCTTATCCCTAAAATCATGAATCCAACAAATGTGAAGAATTTTAGACCCATTAGCCTGTGTAGTGTCATCtacaaaatcatttccaaaattttggctaacAGATTGAAGCTTGTTCTGGATAAGTGCATAAGTAATACACAATCTGCTTTCATCCCTGAAAGACAAATTTTAGACAATGTAATCCTAGCTCATGAGTACATGCATTAtctcaaaaacaaaaggcaaggAAAAGAAGGATACATGGCAATCAAGTTGGATATGGCTAAAGCATATGATAGAGTGGAGTGGCATTTCTTACAGGCAATGATGCAAAAGATGGGCTTTTGTGCACAATGGATTACATGGATAACTAGCTGTTTGGAGACTGTAACGTATTCATTCAATTGTAATGGGGAAAACAGAGGTTTTGTAGTTCCAAAAAGGGGAATAAGACAAGGAGACCCACTGTCCCCTTACTTATTTCTAATTTGCTCTGAAGGTTTCTCAAATTTGTTGAAGAAAGCTGAAGAGAGAAATGATATAAAAGGGCTGAGGATAAGTAGACAAGGACCAATCATTACTCACCTTTTTTTCGCAGACGATTCCCTCATCTTCTGCAAAGCTACCAAACAGCAGGCTAAAGAAGTCATGAAGATTCTTAAAACCTATGAGGAGGCCTCAGGTCAGTTGATCAACCTGGAGAAGTCATCTGTTTTCTTTAGTAAAAATATGGCCATGGGACAAAGGCAAGATGTGTGCAGCTCACTGGGAGGAATGACAGAGATGAAACAAGGAAAGTATCTAGGTCTGCCTATGGTGATCTCTAGGACAAAAGAGCAAATCTTCGGTTTCATTAAGGAAAATATCAAGAGGAAGATGCAAGACTGGAGGAACAAGCTACTGAGCACAGCGGGCAAGGAAGTAATGCTTAAAGCAGTCTCAATGGCAATGCCAACTTATGCCATGTCTGTGTTCAAGCTGCCAAGAAAGCTATGTAAAGACATAAGCGCTCTGATGGCTAACTACTGGTGGGGGGAAGCAAATGGAAAAAACAAATTGCATTGGCTATCTTGGAAGAAACTGTCAATGAACAGGAATGCAGGAGGTTTGGGTTTTAAGGACATTGAAGCTTACAACAAAGCTTTATTGGGTAAACAGATATGGAGAATCCTCACCAAACCAAACCTTCTCATTAGTAAAGTGCTGCGAGCTAGATATTTCTCTAAGGATTCAATTCTTACTTGCAGACCTCAACAGAATGCTTCTTGGATATGGAAAGGACTGCTAGGAGCTAGAAGTTCAATTGAGAAAGGGGTGATAAGAAGAATTGGTAATGGGAGAAGTACGAGCATTTGGGGTCATAGATGGATTCCAGGTTCCAGTTCAGGTAGGCCAACCTCTCTTGGACCTCAGAGCTACAATTTGAAGATGGTGCATGAGCTGATAAGTCACCATAGATGGAAGAGGAACACCATCTTTCAGTATTTTAGTCCAAGCGATGCTGAGAAGATCCTGAATATTCCCTTAAGTCTGATGGGGAGGGAGGACAAATTTTATTGGCAACACAACCCAGGGGGAATCTATACTGTCAGCTCAGGCTATAAATGTATAATGAAAGAGAGTACCAATGCCAAGCAGATCACACCAGAGGCAGCAGGCCCTAGCATCACAGATGATGGTCAGCAAGCTCGACAAATGTGGAACACCTTGTGGAAGCTCAACATCAAACATAAACTGAAGATTTTCATCTGGAAATGTATAACAGGAGCACTGCCAGTAAGAGCAGCAATTTTCAGGAAAACAAGATTGGGAGATCCAGTATGTAGGTTATGTGGAGAAGACCAGGAAACAGTTGAACACTTAATGCTAAACTGCCAACACACGCAGCAGATTTGGAAGGCAGCTCCAATACAATGGGACGGTGCTATTGATCAAAAAGGGGACTTCAAAAGGTGGTGGATCAGAATTTCAGAAGCAAAGAATAGGCAAGGGGGGATGGAACACATAGGTCTGACTGCCAATATCTTATGGCAGGTGTGGAAAGAAAGGAATAGTAAGGAATTTGAAAACAAGACCAGCTGCTCTCCAGCTCGGACTATTGGTAAAGCTCAAAAAGAGTGGCTGGAGCAAGAGGAAGCTATGAAAGGAAAAACTAGACTGAGTACAAGAGAAACATCTTTTAATCAGGAAGAGCAATATCAGGGGTGTAATGAAGACGGCTCCATTAAGCTGGAAGTGGCTACAACAAGCCAGAATGGCCAGGCAGCACTGGGGATAGGAGTCACGGCAACAAAACACCCAAGTTTTAGGATTGCGGAATGGGCACTCAAGGAGCGAAGTAAAGGGGACTCAGTCATAGATGAAGCAGTGGCTGTCCATCTGGTTTTGTGCAAAGCTTTAGAGCATCAGTGGAGCAGAATCACGATCTGTTCTCAAAGCCAGGACCTTATGCGACAGTTAAAGCACAACAGCCCCTCTAACAATAGGTTAGCTACCTTGATTGAGGACATACTAAGCATGCAAAAGTTGTTTCGAATGTGCTTGTTTAGTTTGGCTAATGAAGATAGTATTAAACGAAGTAGAGAATTAAGTTCTCATGCCTTTGGCATTTTAGTGGATGAGGAATGGAATTTCCTCAGTGCCTGATGTGCACTAGTTGTATAGTGGTTTTCGAGCCGTTGCTCGTACATGTATTTTCTCTTTTCCAAATGAATGAATATCTTCTaacgtttcgaaaaaaaaaaaaaaaataggacaaCTTTAAGGAGTAAGCCTTTTAATTGGGGGCAGTTCCTGATTAAACTGATGTTTAATCAGCCAACTTTCATAACCTTTGTAGttgaaaaatgggaaaaattggCTGCTAGAGACTTTTGTTGACTGCCAATTGTTTTGGTGAGCCACTTGGGCCTGAGCAACTTGGTTTTGTGTATTTGGTTCCTTCCAAAAAACTTTGAAAAACATATAAACATTTAGGcctatttgataattcaattcaacgcttaaatttaatggattcaaatcttaacatattcagattatttgataaccaaaaattaaacatataaattaattaaatagtactgaattttctaaacaaaacttgctctcaaaattaagtgaaaagctattcacttatcactgaatatgacatgcattcaaatgtattagatttaatacttaacaattcaataatttaatggattcaaatttcagatttcagatttcaaacttCAGTTTTCTAAAACGTACCCCTTAGTTCtgtgtattttttttcaatcaaaaacatatatatatatatatatattgtgtgAGTGAGTGTGTGTATgtaaatgtatatatatatgtatatgtatatgtatatgtatgtatgtatatatgtatgtatatgtaacTTTCAAAAGGTGCTCTCCATTTTTCACACACATATATGACACTGATAATTAATTAAccaaagaaaaagtgcataatgTCTGTATGAGGACTATGATTGCTGTCAGAAATCTCCATCATTGGATATTAATACACAATAATAATAACCAAAACTAGAAATTAATAAGAAATTATGGACTTGGTTCCATCCAGGCAGTTTAGGTGTTTCTTTCGATGTCATTGAACAAATGCACATGCAGACATGTTACATTTATGGGCAAAAATATCATTAAATGTAGAAGGGCTCTTAACTTTTTAAGGGCCATTAATGTCTTTAATTGTCAATAATATAAATTTACTAATCTTGGTAGGTGTATTTCGAAAGTAGTAGGTGCATTTGCATTATTTTCTTAGCAGACTGCTGAATATTTAATCTTGACATGCGGCTTAAAGGCGTGATTAATTAGGCAATAATGCAAGTTCATCACCAGATGGGTTTTCCTGCCAGTAATTGCGCGTTTGGGCTGGAAGTTTACATAATTGCCTGTCTATGATGAGTATTATACGCGTGATTGAGGTAGATATCCCATTCATAAttaactcatttttttcctcttttcggCAGATGAAATTAGTCCTAGGGCTCATACAATTCGTTTTGAAATCTCTGTGTTGATATTTCGCTTAGTATAGCAACCCCGGTTTTCAGTTATGGAGCTCAATATCTCATGCATGCAAAGCAGCATCCAAAGTCACTGGTGTTAACTCAAAGATcgaatacaaaatcaagctcaATTAcacggtggatattttatattgaattaatattatatatactgtcagtgtaaaGATTTTTACACCAACATGTATAGATTTACGACGCATGCACAAAAactgaatttaaaatttgaatactGATGATGTGGTATTCACTTGAACTTgcttatgtaaaaaaaaaaaaaaaaaaaaaaaatctttacatTGATAGTGTATAAATTTAATCTCTCGGGTTGTAATCAAAATTTCATGATCAAGTTAAATGACTATTAAACTTTAATTTGAATTTATAaattgtcaaaatttatttgatttttgtgcTGTTACTACTACATGCATTTAAACTAGCTTTTTATCAAGGCAAGTAATTCGATTACTATGAACGTCAACTTCTATAAATATTGATGATGAATaccacaaaaatgaaaatttaaagcTTGTATGGACTTGGGAAAATTAGCTGGACAACCAATTTTGTTAGAATTGATTCATCTTTCAACCTTAATCTCTTAAACTATTTCCTCGTTCTTGTCTCTTCTGGATTTCGTGGTTTATCTTTTGCTGCCGGACATTGGTCACACTCTGAAGTTTCCAAAACCTTACAGGACGAACTATTCTTCTGCAGCAAGAAAAAATTTGCCATTTGACCCATCTTTGCTAAGTTAGACAACAGATGAATCTGAACGATTCTACCTAATTTGATATTTTGATGTTGAAGCAGACAatcttcccaaaaaaaaaataaaaaaagaagctCAATCTTTAACCTGTTCTTGGCTGCTTTCTGCTCATACTTGGTCTTTCCAATGAAACGTTCTAATTCATTTTACATTTCTTTAGCAACTCATCTTCTCCGAAATGGTCGTTAGTGAATCCCTAAAGTTGATGAACAGTCTTTAAATTTGCCCAatagaagaaaagaatttgtcAAAAGAACTTAAACTTGCATTCTACTTTGTGATAAGAACTGGTAGAAAAATGTTTTACCTAATAATACAAAATGACAGATATTATGCAGAAATAGATAAATCACCAAAAGTATAGTGTGCCAGGTTTTTCATATCGTGAAGTAGAAGGAAAGAGATTTTGAAATTCTAGaaatttaaatatcaaaaaaataaaattgaaaatagaCAGCCATATATATACCCAAAATTCATCTAaactaccatatatatacacatactaaTAATTTATTAGCCTCTCTTGCATTTACataatttttctaattaatcttaccTACCCTTCCTTGTacttatttacttttcctaatCAAtcttacattttaaaaaatatgactCCTGAAATATATCACGGACCCTTAACAGTTTTAGGAATCCACATATTCTCTATCAACAATCACTTTCAAGAAGATAAACTTGAGGAACTAAGCCAAGTTTGATTTGTCTCTAAtacatcttcttttttttcttaaattattttTCCCCCCTTTCAAATGGGAATTAGGAGATAGAATTGGTAAGATAACATAATAGATTAGCAGCTACCAAGTGCTTGGTCATCTTTGCAGCACAATACACTCTAAAGACTTGGTGTGGTTAAGATTACTCATCTTGAATCTGTACTACTTCTGCTTGTACTAGGTCTTGCGGTAGGAATCTTCTAATACAAAGCAGTTGTTCTTGGCATCTATTCATCTCCCAATCGTGAATTAGCGTACTATATTGAAAGGGTttgaaggataaaaaaaaaaataaaggttcCATTCTAGTTTTCTTCGCAAGACAAAGGATTTTGTCAAAGACATATTGACTTAAAATATGGGTGAAAATTGTTATGAATTAGTAAAAGAGAAACTCATACCATCTTCTACAAATTAAATTCTGAAGTCCACAACATACGTAAGATTGTTCTTAATCCCAGAAACTTCAAATCACTAAAACTTGAAGTATTTAATGCTGAAATATAAGTTCATAAGAATCTATGCGTTATATTAATACCTGTCCGGGAACTCAAAGTAAAGCAAATGTTTAAAATTTGTTTAAAACTAATGATATTGATTTTTCTCATTGTTGAATTGGAAATCTGGATGGTGAGAAAGTGAGAATCGAGTTCATTTTAGTACAAGAGCCAAAGATAATTAATTAATCATTAGTTACATCAATTTCTTATTAGCTTTTACCAAGTATTTTAACTATTACTACTAGTTCTTTTCGAAAAATTCAATGCTCCCACGTATTTGGTCATCTAGGCAACAAAAGACGGTGCTCGGCCAAATTGTTAATCTTAATTAATGACAAAGACCGCGGTCACATGTCATGATAATCACATACGTTTAACCAAAGTTAGTCAAACAAGATAAGACTTATGAGTTAATTAATCCTCATGAAGTGATAACAATTGATTAAACTGTTAAGGAGGATTTAATCTAATGGTTAACATTGAAACtctataaattaaaaattttaaatttaaatctcCTACTTTTTCTCgatttcttaaatctcaccccttttttattagaaaaaaaaatttatcctGCTTCTTAGATCTCATTCCTTCCATGctgaaaagaaaattgaaaaaaaaaaacccatgtGATTTTTACTGTAAGATGTCAAACATCAGTAATAATTTAATTCCATTAATGGTAATGGACGAGCCCTTTTTCCTCTGGCTAAATGCTAATGGATGAGCTAAAGAACCACAAAAAAGAGTGGTAAGCACTAAAACCCTCATGCAGCAGCCAAGAAATGCGGGTGAAGCCCACTACGACTTGTCGACGCTGGCAACTGGCATGTGGCACGATATATGACCATATCTATCAATATACAGCCAAGCTTGGACACACAAATATTTGTCAATAGAGAAAGTCAGAGGGGCTTATAAGTAAAGGAGAAATTACGGTTCTTATCCCTGAAGTTTAGCATAACTTGGATTACTTTGtaccaaaaaagaaacaaagagaaATGCATAACTAGGATTACCTTTATCACACCTTGCAGACCTACATATTTGTCTGCATTCCCTTATTAACTATTTTCTTCATACTAAAGAAATTGTATATCTTCTCAGTTGTTTATAAATATTGATGATGATAGTTTTAACTATTTCTAATAGGAGAGTATAGGCAGAATGAAAAGTGAACTTTAACATACAATATTTagtttgtaaaaaaaaaatattggaatactggaaagaaaaaaataaaggaatgtCAGCATGATTATCGATTAGTAAAATTGTTATTTCATTCAAATTCAAGCTCAATTATTTTACCTATGCAAATTGTTCCTTACATTCCTAGGGTAAGGATTCTTACAAGTGAATGCTGGTGTAAGTGGAAGGACTTTGTATTCTTTAATCATGAGATTTCGGATTCTAAAGCCATAGAAATAGAAAGGACAATGTTGGAAGAGTTTTGCTTGCAAGAGACTTGACCTAACTCGAATAGAATTAGTTGCAAATCATAAACGAATGCAGATATCTGTGGATTatacaaacacaaaaaaaaaaaaaagattcttaCAATAACGTGTTTGGATATATGACACTTAATTTCTAACTAAATTTGAAGTTTAGTTTTGTACTTTTACGTATATCCACAACTGCTGATGTATAAGAGATAGTCACACAAAAAGcgtagaaaaaattaattttcaacTATACGCTAAAAATTGAGAATTTCATTGGTCAATTATCATCCTAAGTTCTACCCAATCATATCATTTCATGTAAACATTATCAGTTGACCCTAGTTTAGAACAGAATGGAATAGTATTAATGTCATTTAAGAGGTAAATTTTATACTTCAAATTATTATGTACCGAGTACTTGCATTGATAGGGGTACCAGTGCAATTTGAAAAACTAAATGAgaaatttctgtaatttttccCAAGCTCATGGGATGCGACCATAATTAACCCCAGCAGTCAGCACGAAATGCAACACCGACTGTGATTCTCAACTATGTTCCTCGTGCATTAATTCATCCATCGAACAAAGTCATCCTTTGAGTTTTACTTCTTCCAAAATCTATACATAAACCTTAGAAAAAGTCCAATATGAAACCCTTTTACTATTATTTATTCCTAAGTATGCCCCCTCTTGGATTTTCCGTGTTTTGACTTCCGCATCTCAATAAAGCAACTTGCACTGCACCATCTTCACATGATATATATAAATGGAGGAGCAGAAGTATACGGCTCTTCAATCTACAACAACCAATTTCTTCAACTCTATAATCTTCAACCCTATTATAGATTGTCAACTCCTCTCCCTACTAATTCATTACTTCTGAACTATTTATAGCCCCTTTTCTTGATTCAGTTTTTGATAGTCTTAGCTTACCTTTTCCTAGGATTTTAGACCATTTTCAGCCATGGATGAAATTGAAATCCCTTCACAGTTTCTTTGTCCAATTTCTATGCAACTAATGAGAGATCCAGTTATAGTTGCAACTGGAATGACATACGATAGAGAGAGCATAGAAAAATGGTTGTTTACTTGCAAAAATTCCACTTGTCCAATGACAAAACAAGAGCTACAAAGCACAGATCTTACTCCAAATCATAATCTTCGACGGTTGATTCAGGCATGGTGCACCCTCAATTCTTCCAACGGGATTGAGCGGATTCCAACTCCAAAGCCACCAGTTGAGAAATCCCAGATTTTGAAGCTCATCAATGAAGCCAAGAATTCAACAAATACTCAGACCAAATGCTTGCAAAGGCTCAGATCCATTTCTGAAGGAAGTCAAAGTAACAGAAAGAGCTTGGAGGCTGCCGGTGCTGTTGAATTCTTAGCTTCAATAATcgagaaaaatgatgaagcaTGTGATGAAGCATTGAATCTTCTATATCATCTTGATGCATCGGATGCAGATTTGAAGAAACTCATGAGTGATGATGGCAAATTTGCGGAGACATTAATGCCAGTCTTGAAATGTGGAAGTTGCCAATCTCGAGCTTATGCAATAATGATGCTGAAGTCTGCTTTCAGGGTGGCAGATCCGGTGCAATTGATGACTgctaaacctgaaattttcatCGAAATAGTCCACATTTTGAAGGATCAAATCTCACAACAAGCTTCGAAGGCTGCATTGAAGCTCCTTGTGGATCTTAGTCCATGGGGAAGAAATCGAATAAAGGCAATCGAGGCGGGGGCAGTTTTAGTCCTGATTGAGCTACTTCTTGATTCATCAGAAAGAAGGGCTAGTGAACTTATACTAACTCTGTTGGATCAGATTTGCAGAACTGCAGATGGACGAGCAGAATTGCTGAAGCATGGGGCCGGATTAGCTAtagtttccaagaaaatctttAGGGTTTCTCAAGTCGCAAGTGATAGAGCTGTGAGAATACTTTTTTCAATCTGCAAGTATTCTCCAACTTCTAGGGTTCTTCAAGAAATGTTGCAAGTTGGAGTTGTTGCAAAGTTGTGCCTTGTCCTTCAAGTGGAGAACAATCAGAAGACAATTGCGAGAGCCAAGGAAATCTTATATTTGCATGCTAGGATTTGGAAAGACTCCCCATGCATCCCACCTTCTTTGCTTTCTTCTTATCCGGCTTGAgaaagtgcaaaaaaaaaaaattttttggcttTATTTGTATAGTTTTCATTGGTACACAGCAAAGGACTAGATGTAAATTGACAGCAAAAGTATCTCGGAGAACCGATTGAATACGTTGGCAGTTGAGTAGTGCTTTTTTTTAAGCTAAAATTTTGTCCTTTCCATTTCTTGATCTTTGCatttgttcttgttttttttttcccgattTAGTTGTTTTGAATCCTGTCATGCTGTG
This window contains:
- the LOC113705084 gene encoding E3 ubiquitin-protein ligase PUB22-like produces the protein MDEIEIPSQFLCPISMQLMRDPVIVATGMTYDRESIEKWLFTCKNSTCPMTKQELQSTDLTPNHNLRRLIQAWCTLNSSNGIERIPTPKPPVEKSQILKLINEAKNSTNTQTKCLQRLRSISEGSQSNRKSLEAAGAVEFLASIIEKNDEACDEALNLLYHLDASDADLKKLMSDDGKFAETLMPVLKCGSCQSRAYAIMMLKSAFRVADPVQLMTAKPEIFIEIVHILKDQISQQASKAALKLLVDLSPWGRNRIKAIEAGAVLVLIELLLDSSERRASELILTLLDQICRTADGRAELLKHGAGLAIVSKKIFRVSQVASDRAVRILFSICKYSPTSRVLQEMLQVGVVAKLCLVLQVENNQKTIARAKEILYLHARIWKDSPCIPPSLLSSYPA